Part of the Azospirillum thiophilum genome, CAGCGTCGCCGCCACCTTCAGCCGCCGCCCGCCGATGATCGCCGGGGTGGCGAAGGCGCTGGCCGCCAGCGCGAAGACGATGATCGAGCCGGACAGGATGCCGGGAACGATCTGCGGCAGCACCACGCGGCGCATCACCGTCAGCGGCCCGGCGCCCAGCGACAAAGCGGCATTCTCCACCTGGGGATCCAGCCGTTGCAGCGACGCCCAGACCGACAGCACCATGAAGGGCACCAGCACATGGGTCAGCGCGATGACCACGCCGGTCTCGGTGTACATGAACTCGATCGGCGTCGCGATCAGACCAAGCGCCATCAGCCCCTGGTTGACCAGCCCGGTCGAACCGAACAGCAGCGCCCAGCCCAGCGTGCGCGAGACCACCGAGATCAGCAGCGGCCCCAGCACGATCAGCAGGCACAGGCCGCGCCAGGGCGACTTCATCCGGCGCAGGATATAGGCCTCCGGCGCGCCAAAAACCGCGCAGAGGATCGTCACCACCGCGGCGATGCGGAAGGTGCGCAGGAAAACCTCGTGGAAATAATCGTCGGCGACGATGTCGGCGTAGTTGCCGAGCTGCCAGACATTCTCGATGCCGCCGTAGAAGCTGAAGCTGTTCAGCGACAACAGGAAGGTCATGACCAGCGGCACCAGCAGCAGCACCGCGAACAATGCCAGGCCGGGAGCGCTCAGCAGATAGGGCACCAGGGGCCAGCGCCGCCGCCGGGGGCCCGCCGGCGGCTGGGTAGCGGCCATTTGGGGATCGCCGGAAGCCGCCATGCTCATGCTGCCTCCCGGGCGGCGGAGGCCGCCTCCGGATCGGCGGGCATCACCGCCATGTCGTCCGCCCGCCAGCCGACCATGACCCGGTCGCGTTCGGCCGGCAGGGGCGAGCCGTCATGCTGGCGGATCACCATCATGCGGCCGGCCGCAGTCTCGATCTCGAACAGCCATTGGGTGCCCTGGAAGACGCGGGCGAGCACGGTGCCGCCGAGGCCGCCCTCGCCGACGAAGCCGACCTTCTCCGGCCGGACGGCGAGCGCCCCCGGACCGGGCGGCACCGGCTGCGACACCGGCCAGACGCTGTCGGCGATGGTGATGACCGTGCCGGCCGCCCCACTGCCGACCATGCCGGGCAGCAGGTTGGTTCGACCGAGGAAATTGGCGACGAAGGCGTTGGCCGGACGGTCGTAGGCCTCCTGCGGGGTGGCGACCTGCTGGATGCGGCCCTTGTTCAAGACGACGACGCGGTCGGACAGCGCCATCGCCTCCGACTGGTCGTGGGTGACCAGGATCATGGTGGTGCCGACGGTGCGCTGGATGCGGCGCAGCTCGATCTGCATCTCCTCGCGCATCTTGGCGTCCAGGTTCGACAGCGGTTCGTCCAGCAGCAGCAGGCTCGGCTTGATCACCAGCGCACGGGCCAGCGCCACGCGCTGCTGCTGGCCGCCCGACATGCGGCGGGGATGGCGGTCGCCATATTGTTCCAGCCCGACCAGCTTCAGCGCATCGGCGACCATGCGGTCGCGGTCGGCCCGGCCGACCTTGCGCATCTCCAACCCGAAGCCGACATTCTCCGCCGCGGTCATGTGCGGGAACAGCGCATAGCTCTGGAACACGATGCCGAGCCCGCGCTCGTTCGGCTTCTTGGCCAGCAGATCCTGGCCGTCCAGCGTCACCCGCCCGCCATCGGCGTCGAGAAAGCCGGCGATCATCTGCAAGGTGGTGGTCTTGCCGCAGCCCGACGGCCCCAGCAGCGAAACCAGTTCGCCCTTCTCCACCGTCAGCGAGACATGATCGACCGCCGTCCAGGTGCCGAAACGCTTGGTCAGTTGGTCGAGAACCAGATAAGCCATACCGTCGTTCCCCTCTCCCTTTTCAGGGGCCGCCCGCTCCCCACCATGGGGGAGCGGGCGGCATCAGCCGATCAGCGCTCGATCTCGCGGGTCCAGCGCTTGTTCCACACTTCGCGGTTCTTGTTGATGGTGTCCCAGTCCACCACCAGCAGCTTGCCGACCTGCTCCGGGCCATAGGGAATGCCGGCCTGTTTCTCGACGGGCAGCTCCACCGTCTTGTTCACCGGGCCGAAGCCGGCGCTGACGGCCAGCGCGGTCTGCGCCTCGGCACCGAGCATGTGCTGGATGAACTTCTGCGCCTCGGCCGCATTCTTGCTGCCGGCGATCTGGCAGGCGGCGGAGCCGAGCACGATGCCGCCTTCCTTGGGATAGACGAAGGTGGCGGGGAAGCCGGTGTCGGCCAACGCCTTGGCCCGGCCCGAACCCCAGACCGCGATCACCGCCTGGTTGCTCTGGAACAGCTCGGTCATCTTGCCGGGCGACGGCTCGTAGGCCAGCACGTTCGGGTTGATCTTGTCCTTGAATTCCTTGAAGCCCGGATCGATGTTGGTCTCGCCGCCGCCGTTCAGGCGGGCCATCATCACCAGCGCGTGCAGGCCGTAGCTGTTGTTGATCGGCGGGATCGCAAGCTTCTTCTTGAAGCGCGGATCCTCGATGTCCTTCCAGGAGGTCGGAGCCGGGATCTTGTTCTCGTCGAAATACGCCTTGTTGTAGAGGATACCGGTGCCGACCGCACCGAAGTTGATCGCCTTGCCCGACGGCATCTTCGCCAGATCGTAGAGCTGGTCGTAGACAGGCGCCTTCTCCAGGTCGGCGCAGAAGTTCAGCGCCACCGCCTGGTACATCGGCCCGTCGTCGAGAATGACGACATCGATCTGCTGGTTGCCCTTCTGGGCCTGCAGCTTGGCGAGATTGTCGGTGGAGTTGCCGGCCACATACTCGACCTTCACCCCGTTCGCCTTCTCGAAGGCCGGGATGATTTCCTTGCGCATGGTCTGCTCGAAGGAACCGCCATAGGCAGCGACGTAGAGCGTCTTTTCCTGGGCCGCCGCCGTCTGGACCGCGGCCATGCCGCACCACAGGGCTGCCGTCGCCATCAACCCGCACATCACGGAGCGCATCGTCATTCTCCTCTCCACTTGTCCCTGTTCATGGTCCTGAGCTTCATTGAGCCTGATCTTCGGTCCATGCCGCCGGGCAGGTCCGGATCGCCGCTTTGACCGTCCGCCGCCTTGCCGTCCGCCATCGCGGCGGGCCGTTTGTCCGGGAAGGTCGTGGTCAGGACATGGAGCAGGGTGATGGTGCAGTCACATAACCGTCAAATCGAATTCCCGCCATCATTCATCCGAAAATGTTATAATTCCGTGCTCCGAACCACTTGCAAGCCGTTCCGGCCTTCGCCGGCCGGTCCTCCCAGGCTGTCGCGGAAGCGTGTCGTCTCCTCCAGGAAGCCGGCCAGGAAATCCTCGGCGATCATCGACAGCGGCACCTGGGCGGAGCGCAGGATGGCGATGTCGAAACCGATGCGGGGCGCGAACGGACGAACGACCAGCCCATGCGGGACATAGTCCTGGGCGGTGAAGGGATCGACGATCGACATGCCATGGCCGGCTGCCACCATGGCGCAGGCGTTCATGGTCAGCTGGGTCTCGACCCGCATCACCCGCCTCACGTCATGATCGGCGAAGATGGTGTCGATGCGATAGCGCAACAGCGTCGGCGGGGTGGTCGAGATGAAGCTCTCGCCTTCGAAATCCTTTGGCCCCAGCACATCCTTGGCCGCCAGCGGATGGCCGGGCGGCAGGATGGCGACGGCGGGAAGCCCGTGGATCTTCTCGGTCAGCACCGCGGCATGCTCGATGGGCGTATGGGCGAATCCCAGCTCGCACTGGCCGGTCGCCACCCAGTCCAGGATGATGGGCGAGGTGCTGCCGCGCAGCGCGATGTCGACCCGTGGCCGTTCGGTCAGGAAGCGCGCGACATAGCGCGGCAGGAACCCGACGCCCAGCGCCGGCATCGCCGCCACCCGCAGGGTTCCGCTGCGCCGGGAGGTCAGGTCGCGCGCCGTCTGCTCGATCAGGTCCAGCCCGACGAAGGCACGGTCGACCACCTGATAGAGCGAGATCGCCTCGCTGGTCGGGGCGATGCGGGGACCGCGCCGCTCGAACAGCGTCAGCTTCAGCGCATATTGCAGGTCGCTGATCAGGCGGCTGACCGCCGGCTGCGAAATGTTCAGCAACTCCGCCGCCGCGGTGATGCCGCCGGTCAGCATGACGGCACGGAAGGCTTCGATCTGGCGCGGATTGATCATGCCGCCCGTCCCATGCCTGCAACGGCAACATAACATTTGGTCATGAAAGGCCCCTTCAAACTGATTTGACAGTTATAGGTTGGCTGCCGATGCTGTCGCAAGGATCGAAGAGCGGCCACGCGTCGCCGGGCAGCATTCTGCGGCGCCCAGCCAAAGAAAGCCATGCGGACCGCAAGCCTTCATACGGGAGTCCGGGGTGCGATGCCGGACCGTCCCGGCATTTGGAAAAGACCACGCGCTGCATTGCCAGGCATTCGGCACCGCCTGCGGGAGCCGGACAAGGAGATGCGCGCCTCACGAAAACGGCGGCGGCCGGTGCGCAAGGGACATTGCGGGAAACCGGCCGCGGGAGTGGAGACGATGACTGAGCCCAGTCGGGGCGGAGAGTATGACGTCGCCGTGATCGGCGGCGGGCTGGTCGGGTCGGCGCTGGCCTGGGGTCTCGCCCGGTCGGGCCGGAAGGTCGCGATGCTGGACGAGGGCGATATCGCCGTGCGGCCGTCGCGCGGCAACTTCGCCCTGGTCTGGGTGCAGGGCAAGGGGCTGGGGATGCCGGAATATGCCGGCTGGACCAAGCAGTCCTCCGACCTGTGGGGCGGCTTCGCCGACCTGCTGCGCGAGCAGACCGGCATCGACGTCGCCTTCCGGCGGTCCGGCGGTTTCATGCCGATGCTGTCGGAAGAGGATCTGCAGGCCCGCGCCAACACCCTGATGCGGCTGCACAACCAGCCCGACATGATCCGCTACCCCTACGAGGTGATGGACCGCGAGACGCTGCGCAAGGAACTGCCCTTCATCGGACCCGACGTGGTCGGCGGCACCTATTGCCCGCTCGACGGCCATTGCAACTCGCTGCGGCTGCTGCGGACGCTGCACAAGGGCATCGGCATGCTGGGCGTGGCATATCTCCCGAACCATCGGGTGGAGCGCATCGACCACCGCGACGGCGGCTTCCGCATGGCGACCGCCGGCGGAGAAATCCGCGCCGGCAAGGTGGTGCTGGCCGCCGGCCACGACAGCTTGCGGCTGGCGCCGATGGTCGGGCTGTCGGCCCCCGTCCGCCCGCAGCGCGGCCATGTCATCGTGACCGAGAAGACCGCCCCCTTCCTGCACCATCCCACGGGCTATGTCCGCCAGACCGACGAGGGCGGGGTGATGATCGGCGACAGCTTCGAGGAGGCCGGCCTAGACACGACGTTGCAACCAGGCGTGTCGTCCGCCATCGCAGAGCGCGCCATCCGCTTCTTCCCGCTGCTGGGCAAGCTGAACGTGGTGCGGAGCTGGGCGGCGCTGCGCGTCCTGACGCCGGACGGCTTCCCGATCTACGAGGAATCGGCGACGGCGCCCGGCGCCTTCGTCGTGACCTGCCACAGCGGCGTGACCCTCGCCGCCAACCATGCGCTGACGCTGGCGCCGCTGATCGCGGCCGGCGACCTCGGCGACCGCTTTGCGCCCTTCAGCGCCCGGAGGTTCCATGTTTCGCAGGCTGCCTGAGATCGAGACCGCCGCCAAGACCGCTGCTGAAACGGTCGCCTTCACCATCGACGGCCGAGCCGCCAGCGCCCGGACTGGCGACAGCGTCGCCGCCGCCCTGCTGGCCAACGGCGTCGTCACCTGCCGCAACACCCCGGTCAGCGGCGCGGCGCGCGGCCCCTACTGCATGATGGGCGTGTGCTTCGACTGCCTCGTCACCATCGACGGCACCGGCAACCGCCAGGGCTGCCAGGTGCGGGTATCCCCCGGCATGGCGGTCGAGACCCAGAACGGCAAGCGCGAGGTTGAGCGATGAGCG contains:
- a CDS encoding ABC transporter permease, whose translation is MSMAASGDPQMAATQPPAGPRRRRWPLVPYLLSAPGLALFAVLLLVPLVMTFLLSLNSFSFYGGIENVWQLGNYADIVADDYFHEVFLRTFRIAAVVTILCAVFGAPEAYILRRMKSPWRGLCLLIVLGPLLISVVSRTLGWALLFGSTGLVNQGLMALGLIATPIEFMYTETGVVIALTHVLVPFMVLSVWASLQRLDPQVENAALSLGAGPLTVMRRVVLPQIVPGILSGSIIVFALAASAFATPAIIGGRRLKVAATLAYDEFLNTLNWPLGATVAVLLLIANVVIIVGCNRLVERRYKQVFE
- a CDS encoding ABC transporter ATP-binding protein, with translation MAYLVLDQLTKRFGTWTAVDHVSLTVEKGELVSLLGPSGCGKTTTLQMIAGFLDADGGRVTLDGQDLLAKKPNERGLGIVFQSYALFPHMTAAENVGFGLEMRKVGRADRDRMVADALKLVGLEQYGDRHPRRMSGGQQQRVALARALVIKPSLLLLDEPLSNLDAKMREEMQIELRRIQRTVGTTMILVTHDQSEAMALSDRVVVLNKGRIQQVATPQEAYDRPANAFVANFLGRTNLLPGMVGSGAAGTVITIADSVWPVSQPVPPGPGALAVRPEKVGFVGEGGLGGTVLARVFQGTQWLFEIETAAGRMMVIRQHDGSPLPAERDRVMVGWRADDMAVMPADPEAASAAREAA
- a CDS encoding ABC transporter substrate-binding protein; its protein translation is MTMRSVMCGLMATAALWCGMAAVQTAAAQEKTLYVAAYGGSFEQTMRKEIIPAFEKANGVKVEYVAGNSTDNLAKLQAQKGNQQIDVVILDDGPMYQAVALNFCADLEKAPVYDQLYDLAKMPSGKAINFGAVGTGILYNKAYFDENKIPAPTSWKDIEDPRFKKKLAIPPINNSYGLHALVMMARLNGGGETNIDPGFKEFKDKINPNVLAYEPSPGKMTELFQSNQAVIAVWGSGRAKALADTGFPATFVYPKEGGIVLGSAACQIAGSKNAAEAQKFIQHMLGAEAQTALAVSAGFGPVNKTVELPVEKQAGIPYGPEQVGKLLVVDWDTINKNREVWNKRWTREIER
- a CDS encoding LysR family transcriptional regulator produces the protein MINPRQIEAFRAVMLTGGITAAAELLNISQPAVSRLISDLQYALKLTLFERRGPRIAPTSEAISLYQVVDRAFVGLDLIEQTARDLTSRRSGTLRVAAMPALGVGFLPRYVARFLTERPRVDIALRGSTSPIILDWVATGQCELGFAHTPIEHAAVLTEKIHGLPAVAILPPGHPLAAKDVLGPKDFEGESFISTTPPTLLRYRIDTIFADHDVRRVMRVETQLTMNACAMVAAGHGMSIVDPFTAQDYVPHGLVVRPFAPRIGFDIAILRSAQVPLSMIAEDFLAGFLEETTRFRDSLGGPAGEGRNGLQVVRSTEL
- a CDS encoding NAD(P)/FAD-dependent oxidoreductase, with the protein product MTEPSRGGEYDVAVIGGGLVGSALAWGLARSGRKVAMLDEGDIAVRPSRGNFALVWVQGKGLGMPEYAGWTKQSSDLWGGFADLLREQTGIDVAFRRSGGFMPMLSEEDLQARANTLMRLHNQPDMIRYPYEVMDRETLRKELPFIGPDVVGGTYCPLDGHCNSLRLLRTLHKGIGMLGVAYLPNHRVERIDHRDGGFRMATAGGEIRAGKVVLAAGHDSLRLAPMVGLSAPVRPQRGHVIVTEKTAPFLHHPTGYVRQTDEGGVMIGDSFEEAGLDTTLQPGVSSAIAERAIRFFPLLGKLNVVRSWAALRVLTPDGFPIYEESATAPGAFVVTCHSGVTLAANHALTLAPLIAAGDLGDRFAPFSARRFHVSQAA
- a CDS encoding (2Fe-2S)-binding protein, translated to MFRRLPEIETAAKTAAETVAFTIDGRAASARTGDSVAAALLANGVVTCRNTPVSGAARGPYCMMGVCFDCLVTIDGTGNRQGCQVRVSPGMAVETQNGKREVER